One genomic region from Daphnia magna isolate NIES linkage group LG10, ASM2063170v1.1, whole genome shotgun sequence encodes:
- the LOC116932336 gene encoding filamin-B isoform X1 produces the protein MEADEVAYISHSGLVARSPQGHAATSMPIKGNEEIWVEIQTHTFRNWVNDMLKETGFQVRDLSTDLCDGVRLVALIEVLQKRKLRNVLRPVNQHQMLENATTALNAITADGIKLVNIGNVDIVNGNLKLILGLIWSLIVHYQIGRSKFPPKKLMLSWLKAVLPETGVHNFTTDWNSGIRLAALLDYCKPGLFPDWRELDPRNSVENCRRAMELAQKVFDIPMVLEPEYLASPYLDDLSGMTYLSYFMKENSPGFFATLRWVNSQIPQMKIKNFTSNWNDGIAVCSLVRSLGGAVPGFDKLSRDPENWETNLELGLHGGERLNVEPVLKAVDMADPNVEHLGVMAYAAYFQWVKARPKPCDRLKITPDAKTVRVHNPAGFKIEYLVPDIDIKEITAEVRGPSGQVECLLNLSPTGGTGSFIPTEVGMHEVTVYCEGEVVTGCPVRIRALPDLSQIMFSGIDPCAIGSIVEVLINSNGAGGGALEVEAKSPTDRILDCPVTNDSGVYTATFQPDEAGEWKISVTYEGEHIQGSPFTCFVFDPHAVKLLDITGAVPGEKFTFTCDASEAGWGEAKFDLVHRGRSLPHTVREVEKGIYMITFTPQERGKHRVYVYYNGIEVKGSPFSLRVSSGNSSSADKHNHARDSKYGATGNVTSTSSFKARDTTTDISAEKILRQISANHQRSKANSIFNQHQNRHGQGLSLGADVNNRSLNNSSLLVDKGYSTLATDRRHLTELNQEKSYSSLGRDKRLNSVERENKLLSPEKVLSLRRNSDAVTAQPLSSLFQPNNAEEVNGVGRTTSKTSRDFTTTESSRYVNETYELKSNHLSNINKHEYSSNELNSPISHVLANKSERLETSRVDKASNVKVSSLALGATPYRRDSWDAVTKTGIGLSPDDKLNSSSDRFIDRSNATVARNLFDSVHDESDAVHSRLTAKRQIDLTNVTVTGDGLNLASVGRTTTFAIQSRDIDAKDVNVKVSGPNQRVIPVQIQKAVGGVNVSFSATTVGEHVIDIQVKNQRLSGAPFRCFAYNAQEIRVGRVPSGEVGKPVEFEIDGSTAGSGNLEILVNGGHVTSYVRELGDQCFLASFVPHQATVHTIEMKFNGETVRGSPWEVEVSEGSSTMLSKATTKPAVIGGEGVRHFAAGKIASFDLDLHGKSRDAASISITSPSKRQLSSRLVDGPTNQVHRVEFNPSEVGSYLIDISVDGLKIQGSPFVAKAYDSSLIRVTDVANGAVGQPCQFRVDASQAGEGQLEISINDGEVPNHVQVLGGGKCLVSFTPEIAKVHTIEIKFNGEIVPGCPFVCKIADTSRVSVSLRNMELVAAGEVAQFEITVDGTANSELAVAVKGPTTNLPVKISGGARNTFTAEFSPREVGSHTISVDYNGLPVTGTPFVCKVYDSKKVYVSPMPTGVLRKNLQFTVDASQAGEGNLEITISARGRNIPTKVHPQGSARFAVSFVPLEAIDHVITITFNKEAVPGSPFNAPVFTEPDRIVVSGQSLASSAVGKTSYFKLSNVTGSVEDIEVNVEGPSLGHTVAAQVKDNGDQTFQAEFTPKMAGEHRIHVLYEGQPVSGSPFSCKVYDVTAIKVKEAAKGVVGKPVTFLVETSQAGPGNLEVTVNGGQVPTSAQAHGLHTYAISFTPKDPKPHEVELKFNGENVPGSPFICQVIDSRQVRVTGDGLEKTSVNRPASFLIDVQGQPSTLDVNVLSPSRREVPSVIETVTESRYSVTYTPTEVGDHNIEIKYADLPIHGSPFVVKAYDSARVRVTDVNNGVVGKFVFFSIDASQAGAGNLEIIVSVNGRHVPNYVQSEGNAKFKVSFKPQEPLPHTLSVRFNGEAVPGSPYTCRVTDANQILVSGAGVKMSPLNKPASLLIDSRGAEMSDCKVSVISTSGQDLPVNLEVIEGGKFKADFLPFEVGPHTVSVVINGDEPVGRSPFICNIYDVSKVLVTGLGCAKVGQSITFTVDASQAGEGTLELVVTTTKSSVKADVRARSRGLYDVTFVPQEAVPHFVNITFNDEDVPGSPFKCEITDDGEAVGMASRELLETKQATANGDGLKEVALGAPAFFEVDTHGIDGLVDVRIIGPGGSIIGNQITRTKHGIYRAEYEPEIVGTYRVEISHQNKPITDHPFYVEVTDPASVRISEVHEAYAGKESYFILDTSEAGRGTLHVALRAANQSVKHNVQNLGNGLLKVVYFPKLPIAHRVDLRYSAVHASGCPFELKVKNPFLGKEILAHGMGLYQCRTGHINSFIIDTRGSSTKLFDVVVAGPQDMAVPVRCYQQKDGNLLAQFTPPLSGGYRIDVLYDGKPLRGSPFTAQAYDAQKVTVDNVRSANVSVHEPISFQIRKREAGLTSIDVTVVTPTSKELPLEVKSLPNGEGDLVEYHPTLPGKYCFNVICGGEAIPGSPFIFVAEEEGLAKAHGEGLLHGIEGVVSQFSIDARGLVGEPTVQIDGPDSICKCQIVRENTGTFRVNFTPQEVGIFDVRVLWNGRDIHGSPFHPKIINPRKVRVIGGWEALVDNKDKLILAVGEEKKISFDTLDAGPGVLMAEIKGPSGQVKTNIETPMPHRTRVCFTPLEVGEYSTKFTWNRVPLPNSPLVGVTSIALPPEERSHVSSNKSRASSISSSGSGGDHKVILTGNGLAKAMVDAEAEFTIDGSRAGPGIPEVTMTGIKSDLNVTLTLIGDNMYRASYKPDAVGVYLLNVMWAERQVKGCPLKVTVTSTVDASKVVCSGEGLKWGILGREIKSFIDTRNTGPGELAAQCVGPHKVAFCELFDHRDGTYSLHIKPQEHGRHVLNIKYGGEPVSGSPFSLRVMGAPDATKVRVHGPGIEHGVLATFQSRFLCDTRGAGAGQLTVRVRGPKGAFRVEMQRENQKDRSIVCKYDPTEPGDYRIEVRWSGEHVPGSPFNVMIFDTQEELGRFVQGGYSPQQGNNVGSEFYGGSMGYSTGFGQMNLSAVSWRGSQAQL, from the exons ATGGAGGCGGATGAAGTTGCTTATATTTCGCACAGTGGCCTGGTGGCGCGAAGTCCGCAAGGGCACGCTGCTACTAGTATGCCCATCAAAGGCAATGAAGAGATTTGGGTGGAGATTCAGACACATACGTTCCGTAACTGGGTAAACGACATGCTCAAGGAGACGGGTTTCCAGGTGCGCGATCTTAGCACCGACCTGTGCGACGGTGTGCGGCTCGTGGCCCTCATCGAGGTGCTGCAAAAGCGCAAATTGCGAAACGTCCTGCGACCCGTCAATCAGCACCAGATGTTGGAAAATGCCACCACCGCTCTCAATGCCATTACAGCTGACGGCATTAAACTTGTCAACATTG GTAACGTGGACATTGTCAATGGAAACCTGAAACTCATTTTGGGCCTCATCTGGTCACTGATTGTGCATTATCAAATCGGGCGTTCCAAATTCCCACCTAAAAAGTTGATGTTGTCATGGCTCAAG GCCGTTTTGCCAGAGACGGGTGTTCACAATTTTACGACCGACTGGAACAGCGGAATACGATTGGCCGCTCTGTTGGATTATTGCAAACCTGGCCTGTTCCCTGACTGGCGTGAACTCGATCCTAGAAACAG CGTGGAGAATTGCCGGAGAGCGATGGAATTGGCCCAGAAAGTCTTCGACATTCCGATGGTTTTAGAGCCAGAATATTTGGCTTCACCATATTTGGATGATCTGTCTGGAATGACTTACCTGTCCTACTTCATGAAGGAGAATAGTCCTGGCTTTTTTGCCACGCTGCGCTGGGTCAACAGTCAAATACctcaaatgaaaatcaagaATTTCACG TCAAACTGGAACGATGGTATCGCAGTGTGTTCGTTGGTTCGTTCCCTCGGAGGCGCTGTCCCTGGGTTTGACAAGCTCTCGCGCGATCCTGAAAACTGGGAGACCAATCTCGAACTGG GACTTCACGGAGGTGAGCGGCTGAACGTAGAGCCGGTGTTAAAAGCTGTCGATATGGCAGATCCTAATGTTGAACACTTGGGTGTGATGGCCTACGCTGCTTACTTTCAATGGGTAAAGGCCCGTCCAAAGCCATGTGACCGATTGAAAATCACGCCCGATGCTAAAACTGTTCGCGTGCATAACCCG GCCGGTTTCAAAATCGAATACCTGGTGCCAGATATTGACATCAAAGAAATAACAGCAGAGGTGCGGGGACCCAGCGGCCAAGTCGAGTGTCTCCTCAACTTGTCTCCCACGGGCGGTACTGGCTCGTTCATTCCCACAGAAGTCGGCATGCATGAG GTGACTGTGTACTGTGAGGGGGAAGTTGTGACCGGCTGCCCAGTCCGCATCCGGGCCCTGCCCGATTTATCGCAAATCATGTTCTCCGGAATAGATCCTTGCGCGATCGGCTCCATCGTCGAAGTGTTG ATCAATTCAAACGGGGCCGGTGGAGGGGCGCTTGAAGTGGAGGCCAAATCGCCGACCGATCGAATACTCGATTGCCCCGTCACCAACGATAGTGGAGTGTACACAGCAACGTTCCAGCCGGACGAGGCCGGCGAATGGAAAATTTCCGTCACTTATGAAGGAGAGCACATTCAAGGCAGTCCATTCACCTGTTTCGTTTTCGATCCGCACGCAGTCAAA TTGCTGGACATCACGGGAGCAGTACCTGGAGAAAAATTCACGTTTACGTGCGACGCGTCGGAAGCCGGATGGGGTGAGGCCAAGTTCGACCTCGTTCATCGTGGCCGTTCGTTGCCGCACACTGTGCGCGAAGTGGAGAAAGGCATCTACATGATCACGTTCACGCCGCAAGAGCGCGGCAAGCATCGCGTCTACGTCTACTACAACGGCATCGAAGTCAAAG GCTCGCCTTTCAGTTTGCGTGTAAGCAGCGGCAACAGTAGCAGTGCCGATAAGCATAATCACGCAAGAGATTCGAAATATGGAGCGACCGGTAACGTCACTAGCACGTCCAGTTTCAAGGCCAGAGATACAACGACCGACATTTCAGCAGAAA AAATATTGAGGCAAATCAGTGCTAACCACCAGCGCAGCAAAGCTAACTCGATTTTCAATCAACATCAAAACCGGCACGGCCAAGGTCTTTCGCTCGGCGCAg ATGTCAACAACCGATCGTTGAATAACTCGTCGTTATTAGTGGACAAGGGCTACAGCACGCTGGCCACCGACCGTCGCCATCTAACGGAATTAAACCAAGAGAAAAGCTATTCGAGCCTCGGTCGTGACAAACGGCTGAACTCGGTCGAGCGTGAAAACAAATTACTGTCGCCGGAGAAGGTCTTGTCGCTGAGACGGAACTCGGACGCTGTCACGGCCCAGCCGCTGAGCTCCCTCTTCCAGCCGAACAATGCGGAAGAGGTGAACGGTGTTGGAAGGACGACGTCGAAGACGTCGCGTGATTTCACGACCACCGAATCGAGTCGTTATGTCAACGAGACGTACGAACTGAAATCCAATCACTTGTCGAATATCAATAAACACGAATATTCTTCGAATGAGCTCAACTCTCCCATCAGCCACGTGTTGGCCAATAAAAGCGAAAGACTGGAAACGAGCCGAGTGGACAAGGCATCGAATGTCAAAG TATCTTCATTGGCGCTGGGTGCCACGCCCTATCGTCGAGACTCGTGGGATGCGGTGACGAAAACCGGAATTGGCCTCAGTCCCGATGACAAATTAAACAGCTCGtcag ACCGATTCATTGACAGATCGAATGCGACGGTGGCGCGTAACCTGTTTGATTCGGTCCACGATGAATCTGACGCCGTCCATTCACGTTTAACTGCCAAACGCCAGATCGACTTAACCAACGTGACGGTGACGGGCGACGGTTTGAATTTGGCCTCAGTTGGACGCACCACTACTTTCGCCATCCAGTCACGCGACATCGACGCCAAGGATGTCAACGTTAAAGTCTCAG GTCCCAACCAGCGTGTCATCCCCGTTCAGATTCAGAAAGCCGTTGGAGGTGTGAACGTGTCGTTCAGCGCCACCACAGTCGGTGAACACGTCATTGATATTCAAGTGAAGAATCAACGTCTTTCCGGGGCTCCCTTCAG ATGTTTCGCCTACAATGCCCAGGAAATCCGAGTCGGCCGTGTCCCTAGTGGTGAAGTCGGCAAACCAGTCGAATTCGAAA tcgATGGTTCGACAGCCGGATCGGGTAATCTAGAGATACTCGTGAACGGAGGACACGTGACTAGTTACGTTCGTGAACTTGGAGACCAGTGTTTCTTAGCTTCGTTTGTGCCTCATCAAGCCACCGTTCACACCATTGAG ATGAAATTCAACGGCGAAACTGTGCGGG GCAGTCCATGGGAAGTAGAGGTGTCTGAGGGATCTAGCACAATGCTGTCGAAGGCAACCACCAAACCAGCCGTCATCGGAGGTGAAGGCGTGCGTCATTTCGCAGCGGGCAAGATCGCCTCGTTCGATTTGGATTTGCACGGCAAGAGCAGAGATGCGGCCAGCATTTCCATCACCAGTCCGTCCAAAAGACAATTATCATCGCGTCTCGTCGATGGGCCTACCAATCAAGTGCATCGCGTCGAATTCAATCCGTCTGAGGTGGGCAGTTATCTGATCGATATCAGCGTCGACGGTCTCAAGATCCAAGGCAGTCCGTTCGTGGCCAAAGCCTACGACAGTTCGCTCATTCGAGTCACTGATGTTGCAAATGGCGCTGTTGGCCAGCCGTGCCAATTTCGAG TGGATGCAAGCCAAGCTGGCGAGGGACAGTTGGAAATATCCATCAATGATGGAGAGGTGCCTAATCATGTCCAGGTGCTGGGCGGTGGCAAGTGTTTAGTTAGTTTCACACCCGAAATTGCCAAAGTTCACACCATCGAA ATTAAATTCAATGGAGAAATTGTTCCAG GATGTCCATTTGTATGCAAGATAGCCGATACCAGCAGAGTATCGGTGTCCCTACGCAACATGGAATTGGTGGCCGCTGGAGAAGTGGCTCAATTTGAAATCACAGTCGATGGAACTGCCAATTCGGAGCTAGCCGTGGCCGTCAAAg GCCCTACCACGAATTTACCGGTGAAGATATCCGGTGGTGCGCGCAATACTTTCACGGCCGAGTTCAGCCCGCGTGAGGTTGGCTCGCATACCATCAGCGTCGATTACAACGGACTACCTGTCACCGGTACGCCGTTCGTCTGCAAAGTTTACGACTCAAAGAAGGTGTACGTCAGTCCCATGCCAACCGGCGTACTCCGGAAGAATTTACAGTTCACCG TGGACGCCAGCCAAGCTGGTGAAGGTAATTTGGAGATTACCATTAGCGCGCGTGGCCGCAATATTCCGACCAAAGTCCATCCGCAAGGCAGTGCTCGCTTTGCTGTCAGTTTCGTCCCACTAGAGGCTATCGATCACGTCATCACCATCACATTCAATAAAGAAGCCGTGCCAG GATCACCTTTTAATGCACCTGTTTTCACCGAACCTGATCGTATTGTCGTCAGCGGCCAATCATTAGCTTCTTCGGCTGTCGGCAAAACTTCATATTTTAAACTGAGCAACGTCACTGGAAGCGTGGAGGATATTGAAGTTAACGTTGAGG GGCCATCTTTGGGACATACGGTGGCCGCTCAAGTGAAAGACAATGGAGACCAAACATTCCAAGCCGAATTTACGCCCAAAATGGCCGGTGAACATCGCATTCATGTCCTTTACGAAGGACAGCCAGTGTCCGGTTCACCTTTCAGCTGCAAAGTGTATGACGTGACGGCCATTAAGGTCAAAGAAGCCGCTAAaggcgtggtcggaaaaccCGTTACATTTTTGG TTGAAACCAGCCAAGCTGGACCCGGCAATTTGGAAGTCACAGTCAATGGTGGCCAGGTCCCGACATCGGCTCAAGCACACGGTCTACATACTTACGCCATTTCTTTTACACCCAAAGATCCAAAGCCACATGAAGTAGAGCTTAAATTCAACGGAGAAAATGTTCCAG GGAGTCCTTTTATTTGTCAAGTGATCGACTCGCGCCAGGTTCGTGTTACTGGCGATGGATTAGAGAAAACATCTGTCAATCGTCCAGCATCTTTTCTTATCGACGTTCAAGGCCAGCCAAGCACATTAGACGTTAACGTTCTCTCGCCATCACGCCGCGAAGTTCCCTCTGTAATTGAAACTGTGACGGAATCTCGTTATTCTGTAACCTACACGCCAACGGAAGTCG GTGATCACAATATTGAAATTAAATACGCCGATCTTCCTATTCACGGAAGTCCGTTTGTGGTCAAAGCTTACGATTCGGCAAGAGTCCGCGTCACTGACGTCAACAATGGGGTGGTCGGCAAATTCGTTTTCTTCAGCA TCGACGCCAGCCAAGCCGGAGCGGGGAATTTAGAAATTATCGTTTCGGTTAATGGCCGACATGTTCCCAATTACGTCCAATCCGAAGGCAACGCCAAATTCAAAGTCAGCTTCAAACCGCAAGAGCCCCTACCTCATACGTTAAGTGTTCGTTTTAACGGAGAAGCTGTTCCAG GGTCACCGTACACGTGCCGAGTGACAGATGCCAATCAAATTCTGGTATCGGGAGCTGGCGTTAAAATGTCGCCTCTCAACAAGCCGGCGTCTCTGTTGATTGACTCGCGTGGAGCTGAAATGTCCGATTGTAAAGTCAGTGTCATCTCGACTAGTGGACAAGACCTTCCTGTCAACCTAGAAGTCATAGAAGGTGGTAAATTTAAAGCGGATTTTCTTCCATTCGAAGTTG GCCCACATACTGTATCAGTGGTGATAAATGGGGATGAACCGGTTGGGCGAAGTCCTTTCATCTGTAACATCTATGACGTATCAAAAGTATTAGTCACTGGATTGGGCTGTGCTAAA GTTGGCCAGTCCATAACATTCACTGTAGATGCATCCCAGGCTGGTGAAGGCACATTAGAACTTGTggtgacaacaacaaaatcttcAGTCAAAGCTGACGTGCGAGCACGAAGTCGTGGTCTTTACGATGTCACTTTCGTTCCTCAAGAAGCCGTGCCTCATTTTGTCAACATCACGTTCAACGATGAAGATGTTCCAG GGAGCCCATTCAAGTGCGAAATCACCGATGACGGTGAAGCTGTTGGAATGGCCAGTCGAGAACTACTCGAAACGAAACAGGCAACTGCCAACGGAGACGGTCTAAAAGAAGTTGCTCTAGGAGCACCAGCTTTCTTCGAAGTCGACACTCACGGTATTGATGGTTTGGTTGACGTCAGAATCATTG GTCCTGGAGGAAGCATCATCGGCAATCAGATTACCAGGACGAAACACGGGATCTATCGTGCCGAATACGAACCTGAAATAGTGGGCACATATCGAGTCGAGATCTCGCATCAGAACAAACCCATTACTGATCATCCGTTCTACGTTGAGGTCACCGATCCAGCCTCTGTTCGCATTTCTGAGGTCCACGAGGCCTACGCCGGAAAAGAAAGTTACTTTATCC TTGATACTTCGGAAGCCGGTCGTGGAACCCTGCACGTAGCTCTTCGAGCGGCCAACCAAAGTGTCAAGCATAACGTCCAAAACTTAGGCAACGGACTGCTGAAAGTAGTTTATTTTCCTAAACTACCGATCGCACATCGGGTCGATCTGAGATACAGCGCCGTCCATGCTTCAG GTTGTCCTTTTGAGCTAAAAGTGAAAAATCCATTTTTGGGCAAAGAAATTCTGGCCCACGGCATGGGTTTGTACCAATGTCGAACCGGTCATATCAACTCGTTTATCATTGACACGCGTGGAAGTAGTACCAAACTTTTCGACGTGGTCGTAGCTGGCCCACAAGATATGGCTGTTCCAGTTCGCTGCTATCAGCAAAAGGATGGTAACCTGCTGGCCCAATTTACGCCACCTCTTTCGGGTGGCTACAGAATAGACGTCCTCTACGATGGTAAACCGCTGCGTGGATCCCCTTTCACCGCCCAGGCATATGACGCCCAGAAAGTGACTGTCGACAACGTTCGCAGTGCTAATGTCTCTGTCCATGAACCCATATcttttcaaa TCCGTAAACGAGAAGCCGGCCTCACTTCCATTGACGTTACAGTGGTTACACCCACGTCGAAAGAGTTGCCGCTTGAAGTTAAATCGCTTCCCAACGGAGAGGGTGATTTAGTGGAATATCACCCGACACTTCCTGGAAAATATTGTTTTAACGTCATTTGTGGAGGCGAAGCTATCCCAGGCTCACCTTTCATTTTCGTTGCCGAAGAAGAAGGATTGGCCAAAGCTCATGGTGAAGGATTGCTTCACGGTATCGAAGGAGTGGTCTCACAATTCAGTATTGACGCCCGGGGACTTGTCGGTGAACCAACTGTCCAG ATTGATGGACCGGATAGCATCTGCAAATGTCAAATTGTACGAGAAAACACTGGAACGTTCCGAGTGAATTTCACACCGCAAGAAGTTGGCATTTTCGACGTTCGCGTTTTGTGGAACGGCCGAGATATTCACGGCTCACCTTTTCATCCGAAAATCATCAATCCACGAAAAGTTCGCGTTATCGGTGGATGGGAGGCACTTGTTGATAACAAAGACAAATTGATTCTCGCCGTAggtgaagaaaagaaaattagttTTGACACTTTGGATGCTGGGCCAG gTGTACTGATGGCCGAAATCAAGGGTCCATCGGGTCAGGTGAAAACAAATATCGAGACACCAATGCCACATCGTACTAGGGTGTGTTTCACTCCACTGGAAGTAGGTGAATATTCCACCAAGTTCACCTGGAACCGCGTGCCTTTACCCAACTCACCCCTTGTGGGCGTGACCAGTATCGCTCTCCCTCCTGAAGAAAGAAGTCACGTATCCTCAAACAAATCCCGAGCCAGTAGCATCAGTAGCTCGGGTAGCGGAGGTGACCATAAAGTCATCCTAACGGGAAATGGCCTAGCCAAAGCCATGGTCGATGCCGAAGCTGAATTTACCATTGACGGATCACGGGCTGGCCCAG gAATTCCGGAGGTGACGATGACTGGCATCAAATCGGATTTGAACGTAACGCTAACTTTAATCGGTGATAACATGTATAGAGCCAGTTACAAACCGGATGCTGTTGGTGTTTACCTGTTGAACGTCATGTGGGCGGAAAG ACAAGTGAAAGGGTGTCCTCTAAAGGTCACAGTCACTTCGACCGTGGATGCCTCCAAAGTCGTTTGCTCCGGTGAAGGACTGAAATGGGGAATCTTAGGCCGAGAAATCAAGAGTTTTATTGACACCCGTAACACTGGACCTG GTGAACTGGCTGCTCAATGTGTTGGCCCACATAAAGTGGCTTTCTGCGAATTGTTTGACCACCGTGACGGAACGTATAGCCTTCACATCAAACCACAAGAACATGGACGTCACGTCCTTAATATAAAATATGGAG gggaaCCTGTTAGCGGCAGTCCCTTCAGTTTGCGTGTAATGGGGGCACCCGATGCAACAAAAGTGAGAGTACATGGCCCAGGCATTGAGCACGGTGTCTTGGCCACTTTTCAAAGCCGGTTCTTATGTGACACTCGCGGAGCCGGTGCCGGTCAGTTGACAGTCCGTGTACGTGGACCCAAAG GGGCGTTCCGAGTTGAAATGCAAAGAGAAAATCAGAAGGATCGCTCAATAGTCTGCAAATATGATCCGACAGAGCCTGGAGATTACCGAATAGAAGTTCGGTGGTCCGGAGAGCACGTCCCTGGATCTCCATTCAACGTCATGATTTTCGATACGCAAGAGGAACTCGGCCGATTCGTTCAG GGTGGCTATTCTCCTCAGCAAGGGAACAACGTTGGAAGTGAATTTTACGGAGGAAGTATGGGATACTCCACCGGATTTGGACAGATGAATCTAAGCGCAGTTTCTTGGCGAGGGTCTCAAGCGCAGCTGTAA